The Rubricoccus marinus nucleotide sequence GTACACGGCGCCGTGCACGTACGCCGACTGGGCGGCCTGCAACTCGATCCCGCTGTACGCCGCTGCGACCGGCGCCCACGCGCCGAGGTCGGAGCGGTCGATGCCGAGGTTGTCGGCCTCGCGGCTGAGCCACGCTGCGGCTGCGCGGACGTTGGCCTGCACGTCGCTCTTGGCGGCCTCTTGCGAGACGCCGGCAAGGCGGGCGCCGTCGGCGAGGCGCGCGTCGCGGAGCGCCATCACGCCAGAGGCGGCGGCCATGCCCTCAAACTCCTGGTGGCCGTCCACCATTTCCCAGCGGGTCTCGGCGTAGGCGATGGAGGCGAGAAGGTCTGCCGGCACGCCGAACTCGGCGCCGGCGNNNNNNNNNNNNNNNNNNNNNNNNNNNNNNNNNNNNNNNNNNNNNNNNNNNNNNNNNNNNNNNNNNNNNNNNNNNNNNNNNNNNNNNNNNNNNNNNNNNNNNNNNNNNNNNNNNNNNNNNNNNNNNNNNNNNNNNNNNNNNNNNNNNNNNNNNNNNNNNNNNNNNNNNNNNNNNNNNNNNNNNNNNNNNNNNNNNNNNNNNNNNNNNNNNNNNNNNNNNNNNNNNNNNNNNNNNNNNNNNNNNNNNNNNNNNNNNNNNNNNNNNNNNNNNNNNNNNNGGCTGGGGGAGCCGTCGCGGTCGGAGACGAAGGCGAGGTAGCGGCCGTCGGGGCTCCAGGCGGGCGCCCAACTCGTGGTGTCGGTCAGCGCGCGGTGCTCGCCGCCGTCGACCTCGACGGTCCAGATCTGCTTCGCGCCGGAGCGGGAGAGCGTGGTGTAGGCGAGGCGCTGCCCGTCCGGGCTCCACGAGGGGTCGGCCTCCAGCAAATCGTCGCCAGAGGCGATGGGGGAGCGCGTGGTGCCCAGCCACTGGCGGTCCAAGCCGTCCGGGCGCGCGAGGACGAGCTCGTCGCGGCCGTTCTCGCGCGTGAGCAACGCGAGGCGGCGGCCGTCAGGGGAGGGGCGGAGCGCCCACTCGTCGCGGGGGGAGCCGGGGAGGCGGACCGGGTCGGCGCCGTCCGGGGCCATGCGGTAGGCCTCGGCGTTCATGTCGCGGCTGGAGACGAACACGATGGCCGCGCCATCGGGCGCGACGACGGGCTCGTAGTTGCCCTCGGGGTTGTCCGTGAGGCGCGCCAGCCCGCTGCCGTCGCGCCCGATGCGCCAGAGGTCGCTCGCGCTCGCGAGGTCGGCTTCAAAGGCGAGCCACGTGCCGTCCGGGCTCCACGACGGGTTGCGCGCGCGTCGCGTGGCCGGCGTCAGGACCGTCGCGCGCCCGCCTTCCCAGACCACGAGCTGCTCCAAGAGCTGATCGTCGTCCGCGACGGTCCGCCCGACGACCACAGCCTCGCCGTCTGGGGAGACCGCCAGAGGCACCTCGTCGAACTGCACGCTGCCCATCGCGCGGGCCTCTGGCGCCCCGGGCGAGAGGCGGTACGCGTGGCGCGCACCGTCGCGCTCCGACGTGTACACGAGGTCCGCGCCGATGGCGCTCCGCTCGGCTTCTGGAATGGTGGAATCGCCAGAGGCGCACCCGGTGGCGACGAGGACCAGAAGGAGTACGTGTGAAGCGCGCATGCCCGAAACAACCGGTGCCGCGGGCGATCTGCAATCGTTTAGACCTGATGAATGGATGATCCTGACATAATGGACGCTTGACCTACGCATCCGTGGGCGTTCGTCCTACACAGCGCGGATACGAAGACGGAAGCGCTTCCGGTCGCGGGGCTTTTCGGGCTCGGCCGACCACCTGTAACCATCCAGAAAACCGGCGCGTCCTCGGGCGTCCTTTCCCGATCTCCATGCGCCTCGCCCTTTTCGCCTTCGCCCTCCTCGCGCCTCTGGCGCACGCCCAGAACGCCCCCATCGCCTGGGCGCCAGAGGCCGGCTCCTTCACGCTCATGATCCCCGAGGCCGGCTGGGCCATGGAGATCGCCGAGGCCGACCTGGACTCGGTCAACGTCGTCAACCTCCCGCTCGTGGAGGACGGCGTGCGCTACTCCGTCGCGCTTGTCGGCGCGCGCGACACGCTGCGCGTGGCGCCAGAGGCCGCGGGCGTGTACCGCGTCCACATTGTGGGCCTCTCGCGCGAGGCCGCGTTCGACTTCTCCTTCTGGCCGCCCGACGAGGCGCACTACTCCGAGGCCTTCCGTGCCCTCCACGGCGGGACCTCGCGCTTCGAGACGCCAGAGGCATACGAGTTCGTCAACGTCGCCTTCGCGCTCACGCCCTCGGGGCGCGACACGTCGAACGTGCTCGTGTGGCGCGAGGGCGACTACTACGACGCCGTGATGGCGCACTTCGGCGCGCTCGCGGACCACCCGTTCGTCGCCGCGCTGGAGGCGGTGATCCAGGACGACGACTTCATACCCGTGCGCCAGAGCGCGCTCGGCTTCCGCTTTAGCGGCGACCGCTTCGTGGCGGACTCGGTCTACGTCGTCGTCGGCCGGGGCCAGAGCCGCCTCGCGTCCCTGCGGCCTCTGGCGGAGGACTTCGCGCGCGCCTCCGGCTTCCGCGCCTTCTACGCCGCGAGCGAGCCGCTGTACGCGCGCCAGAGGCAGGAGATGGCCGCGCTGCTGCCGGTCCAGCAGATGTGGGACTGGCTCGAAGCCGAGTTCCCCGAGCGCTCCCAAGGCTACCTCACGGTTTTCTCGCCGCTGACCTACGGCGCGCACAACGCGAAGGAGATGCGCGACGGCGACTACCGCGAGTCGGTGATCTTTATCGGCCCGCCGGCGATCCTGGACGACGCCTTCGGCTCGGTCGTGGGCGAGGGCACGCCCGCGTGGCGCCAGGTGGAGATGAGCCGCATGGCGTTTACCGAGTACGACCACACCTACGTCAACCCGTCGATGGAGCCTCTGGCGGCGGAGATCTCCGCCGCGATGGCCGACCTCGGCGCGTGGAAGGCGTACGGCGGCTACGACAGCCCGTTTGAGACCTTCGCGGAGTACATGACGTGGGCGCCCTTCCTGCTCTACGTGGACGCTCACTACCCGGCCGACACGGCGCGAGAGGCGCGCGAGGGCCTCGTCCGGTTTATGGAGGTCAACCGCGGCTTCGTGCGCTTCGGCGCCTTCGCGGACGCGCTCTCGGCGCTCTACGACGCCCGCGCCGAGGGCGAGACGCTGCACGACCTCATGCCCGCGATCGTGCGGTGGACCGCCCGGCAGTAGGCCTCTGGCGAACCCCCCGCGCCTCTGGCGCCAGAGGCAAATGAACAGCGCCCCGCCGACCAACGTCAGCGGGGCGCGAGAGGCAGGATCCGCCAGAGGCCTCTGGCGGGATCAGAGCGCCAGCTTTACGCCGCCGTTGGCGATAAAGCCGTCCGTCGGCGCCCACACGTCGGCAAACGTCGGCGTGGCGCGTGGGCCGATCACGACCGGACTGTAGTTCGTCTGCTGCGTGTCGAGGATGTTCTCCAGGTTGAGAAACAGGCGGGCGGGACCGACGCGCCACTCGCCCATGATGCCCGTCACCCAGTAGCCGGGCGTCCGCTCGCCATCGGGCAGCGTCTGCGGGCCGGTGTAGTACGCCTCCAGGCCGATCCGGCCGCGGGCGTGCTGCTCCCACACGAGAACGGAGTACGTCTTGTGCGCGGGCGTGAGCGCGAGGCTTTGGCGCGTGTCGCCAGAGGCCTCTGGCGTGGCCTCGGTCGCGTCGAGGTAGACGTAGCCGAGGAACAGCTTGAAGTCGTCCAGGCCGAGGCGGAGGTTGGTCTCCAACCCGCGCGTGACGACGGGGCCGCTGGCGTTCTGGTAGCGCAAGAGGCCGTCTTCGGCGCCAGAGGCCGGGACGAGCGCGTCGTCGAGGTGCGTGAGGTAGGCGGCCTGATTGAGCGAGAGCGTGACGCGCCCGCCGAGAACCGTCTGGAGGTTGACGTCGACCGTGACGCCCTCGGAGGTCTCGGCCTCTACCGTCTCGTCCAGCGGGAGCACGCCCTGGAAGGCGCGGCTCTCGGAGGGCTCCAGAAAGACCGTCGGGGCTTTGTAGCCCAGCCCGCCCGTCGCGCGGAGCGAGACCTGCGGGCTTACGCGCACAAGTGCCGAGGCGCGCGGCAGGACGAACGCGCCGTACTCGTCGTGGAGGTCGCCGCGCAGCCCGAGTTCGACCGCGAGCTGCTCGGACACGTCCCAGGTGTCCTGCACGAACGCGCCCGCGACGCGGTAGCCGTAGTCCAGCCGCTCGCCAAGGGCCAGGCCTCTGGCGTCGCTCTCGTCGAAGGCGTCGGTGCGGAGGTCGAGCCCAGCCACCACGTCGTGCGCGCCCCATCCGAACAAGCCTGACGCTTCCGAATAGCTCGTCGTCTGCAGCCCGCCGAACGCGTAGCCCGGGAGTTCGATGCTGCGGTCGAATGCGCTTCCGCTGTACTTGAGCGTGAGCACGTCGCCAGAGGCCAATGTGCGGTCCAAGCGCGCCTGCGATGTGAGGCGGTAGCTCGTGGAGCGCTCGGCGTAGCCCGCCGCGCCGTCCTCGATCACTGCGATGTCGCCGCCCTCGCGCTCTTCGGCCGTTCCTGAGAGCCCGGCCCAGATCGTCGTCGCGCCGGAGTAGACGTAGCCGCGCGGCGCGAGCGTAACGCGCTGCGTCCTCGGCAGGTTGGTAAAGGCGTCGCCGTCGCCGTCGTACGGCCTCTGGCGGTTGGCCGAGGCCAGGAGCGTGTAGCCCAGGTCCTCGTTGCGTCCCGAGAGAAACGCGCCCACGTCGAGCCCGCCCGCGCTCGTGGCGTTGAGCAGGAGCGAGCGCTCCGGCGCCGCCTCTGGCGTCTTGGTGACGAGGTTGACGAGGCCCGCGATGGCGTCGCCGCCGTAGAGCGTGGAGGCCGGGCCCTTGATGATCTCGACCTGGCGGAGGTCCAGCGGCGGGACCTGGAGCAGCGAGAGGCCGCCCGAGAAGCCGCCGTAGAGCGGGAAGCCGTCCTTGAGAAGCTGCGTGTAGCGGCCGTCGAGCCCCTGGATGCGGATCGACGCGTTGGCCGAGACCGCCGAGGTCTGCTGCACGACGATCCCCGGCGACTCGTTGAGGAGCATCGTGATGTTGGAGGGCTCCATCGAGATCTTCTCGTCGATCTCCTCGCCCGCGATGGTTTCGACTCGCGTCGGGATCTGCGCAATCGTGCGGCTGGTCCGCGTCGCGCCCACGACCACGTTGTCCAGCGACTCTTCGTCCTCTTCCATCTCCACCTCGATGGGCGCCTCCGGATCCGCCAGAGGCAGGGTGACGGCGACGCGAGCGGTCTCGTAGCCGACGAACGACACGACAAGCGTGCGCGCGCCCGCGCCGACGCCGGTCAGCCGCGCGAGGCCGCTGGCGTCGGCCGTGGCGCCGATGAGCGGCGTGCTTCCTTCCACGACGACCGTCGCGCCGGGAAGCGGGGTGCCCTCGTGCTCGTCAGTGACGCGCACGGTGACGGAATGGGTGGAGGCGCCAGAGGCCTGGGCGGCAGCGGCGATGGGGAGCAAGGCCACCACGAAGGCGGCGAATACGGACCCGAGTCGGGCCCAGCGTTGGGAAATCATAGCTGTGGGAAACGCCCCCTCCCGTTGAGAGGGCAGAGCAGAGACGTGCCGGGGGGGTCCGTGCGGACCGGCGACCTCGGCGGAGACGTGGGCTGCATCTGTGCAGCGGACCCGGCGGACAGCGCCTGCCGGGCGGTCTCTACCCCAGGGGGACGTGCTCAGGCCCGTCGGGCTCTACATCTGGCGGCGCATCCGCCGCCAGCGCGACCGGCAGGGCCTCTGGCGCCGGGCGCCCGCCGAGCGCCGGGACGACGGTCGTGGGCGCGAAGACGATGTGGCACAGGCAGTCCGCCGCGCTCTCGTCGTCCTGGTGGTGGGAGCCCTCGTGCGGATCGCCAGAGGCCGGGCGCTCGCCCGCCTCGTGCTGCCCCGCGCGGTCGGCCGCCTCCGCCTCGTCGGCGCACACGATCACGTCCGTCACCTGGATGGCGATCAGGACCGCCAGAAACGTGGCGAGGGGAGACAGGCAGCGGCGAAACGACTCCATGCAGCAGGGTACGGAGCCTCTGGCGACGCGTGCCGCACTCGGCGTGCAGTTCGCTCCGGGTTCACCGGGTCTGCCCGAGGCTCGGGCGCCAGAGGCGCAGACGCCAGAGGCCCGGGCCTGCTCAGACCGCCCGCCGCGCCCGCGCCCAGTTCACCGACTGCTGCCCCGTCAGGAAGCGCAGCACGCCCGGGAAGACCGCCGCGTGCATAAACACGACGTAGAGCGGGAGGCGGAAGCCGCGGACCGGCACTTCGCGCTCGCGCAACGCCCAGCCGAGCGCGGCGACGGCGTAGAACGCCACCTGCGCCGCCAGGAGCGCGGCGTAGACCCCGGCCTCTGGCGCGAGGACGATGTTGAGGATCAACGCCAGAGGCAGGAGCACCGGCGCGAGGGTCCAGCGGAGAACGCGGTGCGAGACGTACTGCAGCGTGAGGAGTCCGTGGCGGAACGGGTTGCACAGTCCGCGCAAGCGGCTCATGGCCTGCCAGCCGCCGGCGCAGATGCGCACCTTGCGCGTCCACTCGTCCTCCATCGACGCCGAGGGCGCCTCGGTCGCGCAGGCCTCTGGCGCGTAGGCCACGCGCCAGCCTTTTTCGGCCACGCGCAGCGAGAGCACGAAGTCGTCCAGGATCGTGTCGGGCTCGACCGGCTCCGCCAGAGGCGTCCTGAGGGCGAACAGCTCGCCCGCGGCGCCGACGACCGAGTGCAACTGGCTGTCCAGCTTCTTCAGCGCCGACTCGTAGCGCCAGTACAGGCCCTCGCCAGAGGCCCCGTTGGCACTCGCGCGCACCCGCTTCTCGCCCGCGACGGCGCCGACGGTCGGGTCCGCGAACGGGGCGAGCAGGTGGCGGAGTCCATCCGTCTCCAGCATCGCGTTGGCGTCGGTAAACGCGACCAGCGGCGTGTCGACGTGCGCCAGCGCGCGGTGCATCGCCGCGATCTTGCCGCGACGCTCGGGCTCGAACAGCACCTCGGCGCCCGCTTCCCGCGCGATCTCGGCGGTGGCGTCGGTGGAGCCGTCGGCGACGACGAGCAGGCGGAGGTCGCTGGGGTAGTCCTGGCCGAGCGTGTTGCGCACCTTCTCGCCGATGTAGGCGGCCTCGTTGTAGGCCGCGACCACGACCGTCGCCGCAGGCCACTCGGCAAACGCCTCTGGCGCCGGACGGCGGCCGCGGAGGCGCACGAGCAGCGCCGCCAGAAGCCCGTAGCCGATGTAGGTGTAGAACAGGACGGCCGCGGCGGTCCAGAACAGGATCTCGATCATCTCAGGGAGCGGATGGGCCGCGCGGGCACGCCCGCAACGACGGTGTAGGGCGCCACGTCTTTCGTCACGACGGCGCCAGCGGCGACGACGGCGCCCTCGCCGATGGTCACGCCTTTGAGGACCGTCGCGCGGGTCGCCAGCCACACGCCGTCGCCGATGACGATGGGCGCGGTCTTGCCCGCCGCGTCCAGGTCGCCGACGGCGTGGAAGTCGGAGTCCATCACGATCACGCCGGTCGCGATCTGGCACCCGGCGCCGATCCTCACCTCGTCTCGCGCCGAGAGCACGGTCCCGTTGTTGATGTACGTCCCCTCGCCCACGCTCAACCGCGCGCCCTCTCCGGCCGAGAGTTGCACGCGCGAGAGAAACGAGTGGACCGTCACATTGTCGCCGAGTGCGATCTCGCCAGAGGCGTTGACGTGGGGTCGGCCCCAGAGCGTCACGCGGCGGCCGAGCGTGCAGCGGCGGAGCCGCACCTGCGCGTTGAGCCACCGCAGCCCGCCGCGCCAGAGGCGCCCGGCGGACACGGCGGGACGCGAGGGGCGGGCGGGGAGGTCGAGAGTGGCGTCCATGTCAGAACCGAAAGCGGGCGGGACCTCTGGCGCCCCGCCCGGTGGTGGGAGTGTCGGGCTAGGCGGTCGCGAGGCTGCGCGAGGGCGCGAGCACACGGCGGGCCGGGGCCTCTGGCGCCTTGACGGGCTTGGCGGCCTCTGGCGCGGGCGTCGCCTCGGCGCTCGCCAGAGGCGTCGCGGCGGTCTCGGCCTCGGGGGCGCGGATGGCGTCCTGCCAGAAGGAGTAGAGCCCCTTGCTGATCTCGATGCCCTCGAAAAGGCTCCGCTGGAACGGCCCGGCGGTGCGCGCCCAGCGCGCCATCTTGTCGAGCCCGGCCTCCAGCGTCACGCCCTGGCGGAGGTCGCCGAAGTAGCGGTTGAGCACGGCGTGGTCGGTCCAGGCGTGCTTCACCTCGGTGCGCGCTTCGAGGTGGATCACGTTCGGCGTCACGCCCATCGCGCGGGACACCTCCTCGGCCATCTCCAGGATCGTGTACGGCTGGTCGGCGCCGACGTTGACGATCTGGCCGTACACCTCGGGGTGGTTCACGCTGTGCGCGATGATCGGCGCCACGTCGGTGATGTAGCTGAAGGCGCGCGTCTGGAGCCCGTCGCCGTAGACGGTCATCGCCTCGCCCTCCAGCACCTTGTTCATAAAGATGCCGATCACGTTCCGGTAGCGGTCGCCGAGGTTCTGGCGCTCGCCGTAGACGTTGTGCGGGCGGAAGATGATAAAGTCCATCCCGAACATCGTCTTGGCCTGCTGCACGTCCATCTCGGCCGCGAACTTGGCGACCCCGTACGGGTCCTCGGGCATCGGCGTCATGTCCTCGCGCATCGGCACCTGGTTGGAGCCGTAGACGGCCATCGAGGACGTGAACACAAAGCACTTGACCGTCCCGGCGTTGACGGCGCCGTTGACGAGCGTGGCGGTCCCGAGCAGGTTGTTCGTGTAGTTGAACCGGCGGATAAACGGGCTCAGGCCCTCGGCGGCGTAGGCCGCGAGGTGGTA carries:
- a CDS encoding DUF4932 domain-containing protein, translating into MRLALFAFALLAPLAHAQNAPIAWAPEAGSFTLMIPEAGWAMEIAEADLDSVNVVNLPLVEDGVRYSVALVGARDTLRVAPEAAGVYRVHIVGLSREAAFDFSFWPPDEAHYSEAFRALHGGTSRFETPEAYEFVNVAFALTPSGRDTSNVLVWREGDYYDAVMAHFGALADHPFVAALEAVIQDDDFIPVRQSALGFRFSGDRFVADSVYVVVGRGQSRLASLRPLAEDFARASGFRAFYAASEPLYARQRQEMAALLPVQQMWDWLEAEFPERSQGYLTVFSPLTYGAHNAKEMRDGDYRESVIFIGPPAILDDAFGSVVGEGTPAWRQVEMSRMAFTEYDHTYVNPSMEPLAAEISAAMADLGAWKAYGGYDSPFETFAEYMTWAPFLLYVDAHYPADTAREAREGLVRFMEVNRGFVRFGAFADALSALYDARAEGETLHDLMPAIVRWTARQ
- a CDS encoding TolB family protein — its product is MRASHVLLLVLVATGCASGDSTIPEAERSAIGADLVYTSERDGARHAYRLSPGAPEARAMGSVQFDEVPLAVSPDGEAVVVGRTVADDDQLLEQLVVWEGGRATVLTPATRRARNPSWSPDGTWLAFEADLASASDLWRIGRDGSGLARLTDNPEGNYEPVVAPDGAAIVFVSSRDMNAEAYRMAPDGADPVRLPGSPRDEWALRPSPDGRRLALLTRENGRDELVLARPDGLDRQWLGTTRSPIASGDDLLEADPSWSPDGQRLAYTTLSRSGAKQIWTVEVDGGEHRALTDTTSWAPAWSPDGRYLAFVSDRDGSPS
- a CDS encoding TonB-dependent receptor, producing the protein MISQRWARLGSVFAAFVVALLPIAAAAQASGASTHSVTVRVTDEHEGTPLPGATVVVEGSTPLIGATADASGLARLTGVGAGARTLVVSFVGYETARVAVTLPLADPEAPIEVEMEEDEESLDNVVVGATRTSRTIAQIPTRVETIAGEEIDEKISMEPSNITMLLNESPGIVVQQTSAVSANASIRIQGLDGRYTQLLKDGFPLYGGFSGGLSLLQVPPLDLRQVEIIKGPASTLYGGDAIAGLVNLVTKTPEAAPERSLLLNATSAGGLDVGAFLSGRNEDLGYTLLASANRQRPYDGDGDAFTNLPRTQRVTLAPRGYVYSGATTIWAGLSGTAEEREGGDIAVIEDGAAGYAERSTSYRLTSQARLDRTLASGDVLTLKYSGSAFDRSIELPGYAFGGLQTTSYSEASGLFGWGAHDVVAGLDLRTDAFDESDARGLALGERLDYGYRVAGAFVQDTWDVSEQLAVELGLRGDLHDEYGAFVLPRASALVRVSPQVSLRATGGLGYKAPTVFLEPSESRAFQGVLPLDETVEAETSEGVTVDVNLQTVLGGRVTLSLNQAAYLTHLDDALVPASGAEDGLLRYQNASGPVVTRGLETNLRLGLDDFKLFLGYVYLDATEATPEASGDTRQSLALTPAHKTYSVLVWEQHARGRIGLEAYYTGPQTLPDGERTPGYWVTGIMGEWRVGPARLFLNLENILDTQQTNYSPVVIGPRATPTFADVWAPTDGFIANGGVKLAL
- a CDS encoding glycosyltransferase family 2 protein — protein: MIEILFWTAAAVLFYTYIGYGLLAALLVRLRGRRPAPEAFAEWPAATVVVAAYNEAAYIGEKVRNTLGQDYPSDLRLLVVADGSTDATAEIAREAGAEVLFEPERRGKIAAMHRALAHVDTPLVAFTDANAMLETDGLRHLLAPFADPTVGAVAGEKRVRASANGASGEGLYWRYESALKKLDSQLHSVVGAAGELFALRTPLAEPVEPDTILDDFVLSLRVAEKGWRVAYAPEACATEAPSASMEDEWTRKVRICAGGWQAMSRLRGLCNPFRHGLLTLQYVSHRVLRWTLAPVLLPLALILNIVLAPEAGVYAALLAAQVAFYAVAALGWALREREVPVRGFRLPLYVVFMHAAVFPGVLRFLTGQQSVNWARARRAV
- a CDS encoding NAD-dependent epimerase/dehydratase family protein; the protein is MSAPVSLVTGVAGVAGFIGSHVADELLAMGHKVVGLDDLSGGYRDNVPEGVEFVHGSITDAALVAQLFATHQFDYVYHLAAYAAEGLSPFIRRFNYTNNLLGTATLVNGAVNAGTVKCFVFTSSMAVYGSNQVPMREDMTPMPEDPYGVAKFAAEMDVQQAKTMFGMDFIIFRPHNVYGERQNLGDRYRNVIGIFMNKVLEGEAMTVYGDGLQTRAFSYITDVAPIIAHSVNHPEVYGQIVNVGADQPYTILEMAEEVSRAMGVTPNVIHLEARTEVKHAWTDHAVLNRYFGDLRQGVTLEAGLDKMARWARTAGPFQRSLFEGIEISKGLYSFWQDAIRAPEAETAATPLASAEATPAPEAAKPVKAPEAPARRVLAPSRSLATA
- a CDS encoding acyltransferase; amino-acid sequence: MDATLDLPARPSRPAVSAGRLWRGGLRWLNAQVRLRRCTLGRRVTLWGRPHVNASGEIALGDNVTVHSFLSRVQLSAGEGARLSVGEGTYINNGTVLSARDEVRIGAGCQIATGVIVMDSDFHAVGDLDAAGKTAPIVIGDGVWLATRATVLKGVTIGEGAVVAAGAVVTKDVAPYTVVAGVPARPIRSLR